In one window of Deinococcus cellulosilyticus NBRC 106333 = KACC 11606 DNA:
- a CDS encoding PIG-L deacetylase family protein, with product MNLLAVFAHPDDELWCVGTLKKHLDRGDRVMLVWTTLGEMASQYEGKTHEEVRQIRQQHGAYVAGEIGCEYRFFDMGDSRMTGSREEALQLARLYSEFRPDAVITWDDFSPHPDHRQTAKIAFDALTLTRIPKIINEGLTDTLEAHRKAIKFYQYYTQHATFPAVHVDVTQQMETKLKLFSFYRDFYKWEYSNEAFGAEFRRYGQESDVQYAEKFTVRRVHAPAHDFLR from the coding sequence ATGAATCTTCTTGCCGTCTTTGCACACCCTGACGATGAACTCTGGTGCGTGGGCACCCTCAAAAAACACCTGGACCGTGGAGACCGGGTGATGCTGGTCTGGACCACCCTGGGTGAAATGGCCAGCCAGTATGAAGGCAAGACCCACGAGGAGGTGCGCCAGATCCGACAGCAGCACGGGGCTTATGTGGCCGGGGAAATCGGGTGTGAGTACCGTTTTTTTGACATGGGAGATTCCAGAATGACCGGGAGCAGGGAAGAGGCATTGCAACTGGCCCGCCTGTATTCGGAATTCAGACCTGATGCGGTGATCACCTGGGATGATTTCAGTCCGCACCCGGACCACCGCCAGACCGCAAAAATCGCTTTTGATGCCCTGACCCTGACCCGCATTCCCAAAATCATCAATGAGGGCCTCACAGACACCCTGGAGGCCCACCGCAAAGCCATCAAGTTCTACCAGTATTACACCCAGCACGCGACCTTCCCGGCGGTGCATGTGGACGTGACCCAGCAGATGGAGACCAAGCTGAAACTCTTTTCTTTCTATAGGGACTTCTACAAATGGGAGTACTCCAATGAAGCTTTCGGTGCTGAGTTCCGCCGTTACGGCCAGGAGTCGGATGTGCAGTACGCAGAGAAATTCACGGTGCGCCGGGTGCATGCTCCAGCCCATGACTTCCTGAGGTGA
- a CDS encoding LacI family DNA-binding transcriptional regulator: protein MTRITLRDVAERAGVSYQTVSNIINNTKSVKPETRERVERVIREMGFVPNFTAKVLRQQKSMTLGCVFYEVADFDVEDPYRNMVQSAVSKASKEANYSLLTYHVFEDNPNDLEELKVHLSQGRLDGLLFLSPSIPDTLIHELSHWNRPIVLFDRFEASSSLPSVMPQYGDGIRQLVHHLVQKGRKCLAFVGGRREDYTQSGELRLSGFLEATRELGVCLSSDYICHGDWSFEGGKQVFETLWNLNPRPDAILSANDRMAIGLLSAAFEMGVRVPEDVSITGFDDIEFSRYTNPPLTTVHVPYVEMVNHAVQTLVDMIDGQDIHDHLWMPVSLRIRSSS, encoded by the coding sequence GTGACCCGTATTACGCTGCGCGATGTGGCAGAGCGTGCTGGTGTGTCGTACCAGACGGTCTCCAACATCATCAACAACACCAAGAGCGTGAAGCCCGAAACCCGTGAACGGGTGGAACGGGTGATCCGTGAGATGGGCTTTGTCCCCAACTTCACCGCCAAGGTGCTCCGGCAGCAGAAGTCCATGACCCTGGGATGTGTGTTCTACGAGGTGGCCGATTTCGATGTGGAAGACCCCTACCGCAACATGGTGCAATCTGCTGTTTCGAAAGCTTCGAAAGAAGCAAACTACAGCCTGCTCACCTACCATGTGTTTGAGGACAACCCCAACGACCTCGAAGAGTTGAAGGTCCACCTGTCGCAGGGTCGCCTGGATGGGTTGCTGTTCCTCAGCCCCAGCATTCCCGACACCCTGATTCATGAACTGTCCCACTGGAACCGTCCCATTGTGCTTTTTGACCGTTTTGAAGCCAGTTCCTCTCTGCCTTCGGTGATGCCCCAGTATGGAGATGGCATCCGGCAACTGGTGCACCATCTGGTCCAGAAAGGCCGCAAATGTCTGGCCTTTGTGGGCGGACGGCGTGAAGATTACACCCAGTCTGGAGAACTTCGACTCTCTGGGTTCCTTGAAGCCACCCGTGAACTCGGGGTGTGCCTGTCCAGCGATTACATCTGTCACGGAGACTGGTCTTTTGAAGGGGGAAAGCAGGTCTTTGAGACCCTCTGGAACCTGAACCCCAGACCTGACGCGATCCTTTCTGCCAACGACCGGATGGCCATTGGTCTGCTCAGTGCAGCTTTCGAGATGGGTGTGCGGGTGCCGGAAGATGTGTCCATCACTGGCTTTGACGACATTGAATTCTCCCGTTACACCAATCCCCCCCTGACCACCGTGCATGTTCCTTACGTCGAAATGGTCAATCACGCTGTGCAGACCCTGGTCGACATGATCGATGGCCAGGACATTCACGACCACCTGTGGATGCCCGTCAGTTTACGCATTCGCTCGTCTTCCTGA
- a CDS encoding SRPBCC family protein, which translates to MQDPIQLKQTFPIRSRPDVLFRLVGDPKKRIRWDKSLRQYRYDGEEKLQVGSRVKGVLQWKYGGMAFQAKFTHLQGPNRATLESVKPFGLIEKMTQQWAFKPMPGGAEVTFTFTVVPRYKFVRRAIERLVQNLFAETLLELQRAVDSNMADAMQEAAQDIAKKQREERKKKKKKTS; encoded by the coding sequence ATGCAGGACCCGATTCAACTCAAACAGACCTTTCCCATTCGTTCCCGTCCAGACGTACTGTTCCGTCTGGTCGGTGATCCCAAGAAACGCATCCGCTGGGACAAATCCCTGCGCCAGTACCGGTACGACGGGGAGGAAAAACTCCAGGTCGGCTCCAGAGTGAAAGGTGTGCTGCAATGGAAGTACGGAGGCATGGCCTTCCAGGCGAAATTCACCCACCTGCAGGGACCCAATCGGGCCACGCTGGAGAGCGTGAAACCTTTCGGGCTCATTGAGAAGATGACCCAGCAGTGGGCCTTCAAACCCATGCCCGGAGGTGCAGAAGTCACCTTCACTTTCACTGTGGTGCCCAGATACAAATTTGTGCGCCGCGCCATTGAGCGTCTGGTCCAGAACCTCTTTGCGGAGACCCTGCTGGAACTGCAGCGTGCTGTTGACTCCAACATGGCCGACGCCATGCAGGAAGCCGCACAGGACATTGCCAAAAAACAAAGGGAAGAGCGCAAAAAGAAGAAAAAGAAAACCAGCTGA
- a CDS encoding carbohydrate ABC transporter permease, with translation MTVQTQPTQARKNRKSMAWEHFLAWFGILLVILLSIFPIWIVLKTALSSSTTLFESGGQLLPSEPTLDNFKRVLGMVTAEEALKAGGSGQSVNFLKSIWNSVIFTGLIVIGQTFFSALAAYAFARLKFPFRDQIFTLFLTAMMIPGIVLFIPNFITIKNLGWLNTMQGLVAPYILMTPFAVFFLRQFFLSIPRETEEAAVLDGASPFMIFWKVVLPMSQGPLATLGILTTIGMWNEFFWPYLIGKDESVYTLPVALQQFQTQTPQGSPDWTGLMSGAFLSIIPVFILLLIMGKRVIESLAFSGGK, from the coding sequence ATGACCGTGCAGACCCAACCCACACAAGCCCGCAAAAACCGCAAGAGCATGGCCTGGGAACACTTCCTGGCCTGGTTCGGCATCCTCCTGGTCATCCTGCTCTCCATCTTCCCGATCTGGATCGTTTTGAAGACCGCCCTCTCGAGCAGCACCACCCTCTTTGAAAGTGGAGGCCAGCTTCTCCCGAGTGAGCCCACCCTGGACAACTTCAAGCGGGTACTCGGCATGGTCACTGCTGAAGAAGCCCTCAAGGCCGGAGGCTCCGGACAGAGCGTGAACTTCCTGAAATCCATCTGGAACTCCGTGATTTTCACCGGACTCATCGTGATCGGACAGACCTTCTTCTCTGCCCTGGCTGCCTACGCCTTCGCCAGACTCAAATTCCCCTTCCGGGACCAGATTTTCACCCTGTTTCTCACCGCCATGATGATTCCCGGGATCGTGCTCTTCATCCCCAACTTCATCACCATCAAGAACCTCGGGTGGCTGAACACCATGCAGGGCCTCGTCGCCCCCTACATCCTGATGACCCCCTTTGCGGTGTTCTTCCTCAGGCAGTTTTTCCTCTCCATCCCCAGAGAGACCGAAGAAGCCGCTGTTCTGGACGGTGCAAGTCCTTTCATGATCTTCTGGAAGGTCGTGCTCCCCATGAGCCAGGGACCCCTCGCCACGCTCGGCATCCTCACCACCATCGGCATGTGGAACGAATTCTTCTGGCCGTACCTGATCGGCAAAGACGAGAGCGTCTACACCCTCCCTGTGGCCCTGCAGCAATTCCAGACCCAGACCCCCCAGGGATCACCGGACTGGACGGGCCTGATGTCCGGAGCCTTTCTGTCGATCATTCCGGTTTTCATCCTGCTGCTGATCATGGGCAAGCGCGTGATTGAATCCCTCGCCTTCAGTGGCGGCAAGTAA
- a CDS encoding DUF6683 family protein → MKKTILMVFVTATMTAQAEDVFSAMFESTASNMQNTAMTTAISGAVQTTADKAKPVAKSALLTFKPNPKTTAALQDQIFKALLEKAPGKHNEIKNMLKQADVVNNMRKAVKDLGYDPNELAVSLTLWVNTSFGQLEDRDTTEAENDAVLKQFRSAVDRAAALKKLSNEDRQKTSELLMYMTFFQMVDHMAAQQNKTGYDMEAVKGYIAENLKRFDLDPETFTITDSGITRKD, encoded by the coding sequence ATGAAAAAAACCATTCTGATGGTCTTTGTCACTGCCACCATGACCGCACAGGCAGAAGATGTGTTCTCGGCCATGTTCGAGTCCACCGCCAGCAACATGCAGAACACCGCCATGACCACAGCCATTTCCGGAGCGGTGCAAACCACTGCAGACAAGGCCAAACCTGTGGCGAAAAGTGCCCTGCTGACCTTCAAACCCAATCCCAAAACCACTGCTGCCCTGCAAGACCAGATTTTCAAAGCCCTGCTGGAAAAAGCCCCTGGCAAGCACAATGAGATCAAGAACATGCTGAAGCAGGCCGACGTGGTGAACAACATGCGCAAAGCCGTGAAAGACCTGGGGTACGACCCCAATGAACTCGCGGTGAGCCTGACGTTGTGGGTCAACACCTCTTTCGGTCAACTCGAAGACCGGGACACCACCGAAGCCGAAAATGACGCCGTACTCAAACAGTTCCGCTCGGCGGTGGACAGGGCGGCTGCCCTGAAAAAACTCAGCAACGAGGACCGCCAGAAAACCTCAGAGCTGCTGATGTACATGACTTTCTTTCAGATGGTCGATCACATGGCTGCACAGCAGAACAAGACCGGATATGACATGGAAGCCGTCAAGGGGTACATTGCTGAAAACCTGAAGCGCTTTGACCTCGATCCAGAAACCTTCACCATCACAGACAGCGGAATCACCCGGAAAGATTGA
- a CDS encoding RIO1 family regulatory kinase/ATPase domain-containing protein, with protein MPKKSFDANHEKYRSKQRKPQTNRKATEQTDAGFSDPALAYLHKKRLFSELLYEHFSGKEATIYVLQGQERLLAAKLYTDARIRSFQRDELYQEGRFITNNKAKKAMATARRFGITPEQALWVSSEFQFLSDLFEAGLPVPEPVEVAGKVLLMEFIGDEDAPAPRLSDERLDWKVGEGYFEQSLDMYARLLKLGYIHGDYSAYNMLLHNDRLVLIDFPQTIKWREHPEPIKVLEQDMRGLTMSFSKYTKCTPEEAAQEVIRRSGITEGELRA; from the coding sequence ATGCCCAAAAAGTCCTTTGATGCCAACCACGAGAAATACCGCAGCAAACAACGAAAGCCGCAGACCAACCGCAAAGCCACCGAGCAGACCGATGCTGGTTTTTCCGATCCTGCCCTGGCTTACCTGCACAAGAAGCGTCTTTTCTCTGAGTTGCTTTATGAACACTTCAGTGGCAAGGAAGCCACCATTTACGTGTTGCAGGGGCAAGAGCGCCTGCTGGCAGCCAAACTCTACACCGATGCCCGCATCCGGTCGTTCCAGCGGGACGAGCTGTACCAGGAGGGCCGTTTCATCACCAACAACAAGGCGAAGAAGGCCATGGCGACCGCCCGCCGTTTTGGCATCACTCCAGAGCAGGCCTTGTGGGTGAGCAGTGAATTTCAATTTCTTTCGGACCTGTTTGAAGCGGGTCTTCCGGTTCCTGAGCCTGTGGAGGTTGCAGGGAAAGTGCTCCTGATGGAATTCATTGGGGATGAGGACGCTCCGGCCCCTAGACTGAGCGATGAAAGGCTGGACTGGAAAGTAGGAGAGGGTTACTTTGAGCAGAGCCTTGACATGTACGCCAGACTGCTGAAACTGGGGTACATCCACGGAGATTATTCTGCCTACAACATGCTCTTGCACAATGACCGTCTGGTGCTGATCGACTTCCCACAGACCATCAAGTGGCGCGAGCACCCCGAGCCCATCAAGGTGCTGGAGCAGGACATGCGCGGTCTCACCATGAGTTTCAGCAAGTACACCAAATGCACCCCCGAGGAAGCCGCCCAGGAAGTCATTCGACGCTCTGGCATCACCGAAGGGGAACTGCGGGCCTGA
- a CDS encoding nucleotidyltransferase domain-containing protein, with the protein MFQPEEWTLLEQFQRQNLKHWLIGGHGIELVVGHSYRAHEDLDFMVDAHDGPRMLRVLEDLGFSHLQGSLEEGDVFYRREHLIVDVVPIDSRACPPRTFGELAPIQWPEVFLETHVVQVQGMALPTLTAEMHLAMKILIADFYQIPMREKDLVDCEQLRSCREAFQQAPAQ; encoded by the coding sequence ATGTTTCAACCTGAAGAATGGACACTTCTTGAACAGTTTCAGCGGCAAAATCTCAAACACTGGCTGATTGGTGGTCATGGCATTGAGCTCGTGGTCGGGCACAGCTACCGGGCCCATGAGGACCTGGATTTCATGGTGGACGCACATGATGGACCGCGCATGCTCAGGGTGCTGGAAGACCTCGGCTTCAGTCACCTTCAGGGGTCTCTGGAAGAAGGAGATGTTTTTTACAGGCGAGAACACCTGATCGTGGATGTGGTTCCCATAGACTCCCGGGCCTGCCCACCTCGCACATTCGGAGAACTTGCACCCATTCAGTGGCCTGAGGTTTTTCTGGAAACCCATGTGGTTCAGGTGCAGGGGATGGCCCTTCCCACCCTGACGGCTGAAATGCACCTCGCCATGAAAATCCTGATTGCTGATTTCTACCAGATCCCCATGCGCGAAAAAGACCTGGTGGACTGCGAGCAATTGAGATCCTGTCGTGAGGCCTTCCAGCAAGCACCGGCCCAGTGA
- a CDS encoding carbohydrate ABC transporter permease, which translates to MNTTEATPETPARGTVNRSARLEALTGLAFILPALIGFVLFYMYPALRGLWISFTDWNMLREPTFVGIENYRQVFQDEKFWNALWITFKYVLLNIPIQTILGILLAVAMDRVVKSTVIRGLMILPYLLSNVLVALVFLWLLDPSLGIVNAGLQALGLPKQDFFASTDQALPTVAFVNIWRHAGFTALLFYAGLQSIPRSVYEAAKIDGASEGQMFWRITLPLLRPVTVFVVVTSIIGSFQIFDTVAVATNGGPADATKVLVYYIYENAFAFFKMGYATAMSMILFAIILIFTVLQLKFFRADQSDLA; encoded by the coding sequence ATGAACACCACAGAAGCCACCCCAGAGACCCCGGCAAGAGGCACGGTCAACAGAAGTGCCAGGCTGGAAGCCCTCACCGGACTTGCCTTCATCCTGCCAGCCCTGATCGGTTTCGTGCTCTTCTACATGTACCCGGCATTGCGTGGACTGTGGATCAGCTTCACCGACTGGAACATGCTCAGGGAACCCACCTTCGTTGGCATCGAAAACTACCGGCAGGTTTTTCAGGACGAGAAATTCTGGAACGCCCTGTGGATCACCTTCAAGTACGTGTTGCTCAACATCCCGATTCAGACCATCCTGGGGATTCTGCTTGCTGTGGCCATGGACCGCGTTGTCAAGAGCACGGTCATCCGTGGCCTGATGATCCTGCCCTACCTGCTCTCCAACGTGCTGGTGGCCCTGGTCTTCCTGTGGCTCCTTGATCCCTCCCTGGGCATCGTCAATGCTGGCCTGCAAGCCCTGGGCCTTCCGAAACAGGACTTCTTTGCCTCCACCGATCAGGCCCTGCCCACCGTGGCCTTCGTGAACATCTGGAGACACGCCGGATTCACCGCCCTGCTCTTCTATGCTGGACTGCAGAGCATCCCCAGAAGCGTCTACGAAGCTGCCAAGATTGACGGCGCAAGCGAAGGACAGATGTTCTGGCGCATTACCCTGCCCCTTTTGCGCCCGGTGACGGTGTTTGTGGTGGTGACCTCCATCATCGGGTCCTTCCAGATCTTTGACACTGTTGCTGTGGCAACCAACGGCGGACCTGCAGATGCCACCAAAGTGCTGGTGTACTACATCTACGAGAATGCTTTCGCCTTCTTCAAGATGGGTTACGCCACCGCCATGAGCATGATTCTCTTTGCCATCATCCTGATTTTCACCGTCTTGCAACTCAAATTCTTCCGCGCCGACCAGTCGGACCTGGCCTGA
- a CDS encoding helix-turn-helix domain-containing protein: protein MSIHLLDEEAARFMLDSRNLQYLRPYVPEERSIQQAAQELGISVGKMSYWTHKLLDRGLLEIRREVRRAGKPVRYYQATAEEFIAPIEILPEFSDVELVKAHATWWWSTFMEEVARAGRRAYPHWQLRVTGTDLLHRLEPALQDGTPVNEKEYPINDWFHADLTEGQASAFQEELLALMRRYHTAESQGQPTARYMFHFGMVRRTTPE, encoded by the coding sequence GTGAGCATCCACCTGCTTGATGAAGAAGCGGCCCGTTTCATGCTGGACAGCCGCAACCTGCAGTACCTCAGGCCCTACGTGCCAGAAGAGCGCAGCATCCAGCAGGCGGCCCAGGAACTTGGCATCTCGGTGGGCAAGATGAGCTACTGGACCCACAAACTGCTGGATCGAGGGCTGCTGGAAATCCGCCGTGAAGTCAGGCGGGCAGGCAAGCCGGTGCGCTACTACCAGGCCACGGCAGAGGAATTCATTGCTCCCATCGAAATTCTTCCTGAGTTCAGTGATGTGGAACTGGTCAAAGCCCATGCCACCTGGTGGTGGAGCACCTTCATGGAGGAGGTGGCACGGGCGGGACGCAGAGCCTATCCACACTGGCAACTCAGGGTCACAGGTACGGACCTGCTGCACCGTCTGGAACCTGCTTTGCAGGACGGCACCCCGGTGAACGAAAAAGAATATCCCATCAACGACTGGTTCCATGCCGACCTGACAGAGGGGCAGGCCAGTGCTTTTCAGGAGGAATTGCTGGCCCTGATGCGCCGGTACCACACGGCTGAAAGCCAGGGTCAGCCCACAGCAAGGTACATGTTTCATTTTGGGATGGTCAGGAGAACCACACCGGAATAA
- a CDS encoding ABC transporter ATP-binding protein yields MTVVLKAVNLSKTFTLGNEQVHALRKVTLDIPQGSFVAVMGPSGSGKSTLLNLLGLLDHPDQGDVVLSGTPTRGLKDDALTLLRREKIGFIFQTFELIPTLSAEENILLTSELSGQLKQARSTLPALAERLGLTGRLRNRPSELSGGQRQRVAIARALINRPSVILADEPTGNLDSRNGREVLEIFQKGVTEEGWTVVMVTHDPAAALCAEKIIFLRDGEIVGETRTASPDARARIEEFVGV; encoded by the coding sequence ATGACCGTTGTCCTGAAAGCCGTGAACCTCAGCAAAACCTTCACCCTGGGAAATGAGCAGGTGCATGCCCTCAGAAAGGTGACCCTGGACATCCCGCAAGGGTCTTTCGTGGCTGTGATGGGACCCTCAGGCAGTGGCAAGAGCACCCTGCTCAATCTGCTGGGCCTGCTTGACCATCCTGATCAAGGGGATGTGGTGCTGTCAGGAACCCCCACCCGTGGTCTGAAGGACGACGCCCTGACCTTGCTCAGGCGTGAAAAGATCGGATTCATCTTTCAAACGTTTGAACTGATTCCTACCCTGAGTGCCGAAGAAAACATTTTGCTGACTTCGGAGCTTTCTGGACAGCTGAAACAGGCCAGATCCACCCTTCCTGCACTGGCAGAACGGCTGGGCCTGACCGGGCGGCTCAGGAACCGTCCTTCAGAACTCTCAGGAGGGCAGCGCCAGAGGGTGGCCATTGCCCGTGCCCTGATCAACCGTCCTTCGGTGATTCTTGCAGATGAACCCACCGGAAACCTCGACAGCAGAAATGGCCGTGAGGTGCTGGAAATCTTCCAGAAGGGGGTCACTGAAGAAGGCTGGACGGTGGTGATGGTCACCCATGATCCTGCAGCAGCCCTGTGCGCCGAGAAAATCATCTTCCTGCGGGATGGTGAAATCGTGGGGGAGACCCGAACGGCAAGCCCGGATGCCCGTGCACGCATTGAGGAATTTGTCGGAGTGTGA
- a CDS encoding DUF4870 domain-containing protein: MSDFLKPSNLDAPQGIFPKEEQTYAIIQHLSALVGLLIPTSFGNVIGAVVAWLIFRDRSSALNDQGKEVLNYQITVTLYLWLAGIVATILGVVTLGLGFLLTIPAMGVLWVLSLIPTIIGVMEANKGNFYRYPFTIRFLQ, translated from the coding sequence ATGAGTGACTTTTTGAAACCCAGCAACCTCGATGCTCCCCAGGGCATCTTCCCCAAAGAAGAACAGACTTACGCCATCATTCAACACCTGTCCGCCCTGGTGGGTCTCCTGATTCCGACAAGCTTTGGCAACGTCATCGGGGCAGTGGTGGCCTGGTTGATCTTTCGTGACCGTTCCTCTGCCCTGAACGACCAGGGGAAAGAGGTCCTGAACTACCAGATCACCGTCACCCTCTACCTGTGGCTTGCGGGCATCGTGGCGACCATTCTTGGTGTGGTGACCCTGGGCCTTGGTTTCCTGCTCACCATTCCCGCGATGGGAGTCCTGTGGGTGCTTTCCCTGATCCCCACCATCATTGGGGTGATGGAAGCCAACAAGGGCAACTTCTACCGCTATCCCTTCACCATTCGCTTCCTGCAATAA
- a CDS encoding UvrD-helicase domain-containing protein yields MRIRARSASAGTGKTTSLVREVLLGLPQTPLRRTAIVTFTRSGAADLRLRLELALREMIERGKYLDVISRDRKLYLEALSEIRGATITTLHGFFRTLLRLNAPALGLDPDFAAQDELESHLLFQEACFEVIAEAVSIPMSSGVSLVAQWGTDETLRALLELRRQRAYSPFQAYGVLERELLELYQEAAKRTRERQAGRVLDPDDVEEWALRLTQSPDMLSRIHERFRRVFIDEFQDVSPLQARIVHALKIPLVDLVGDAKQSIYAFRNADVNAFLELYQSAEQLSPLTTTYRHPPTLARIFTEVAERFFPEFEELGLPARVTSAHTEDLQTPIEVRLTQADTIAAARKQEAEDLALRLRRIYSRGTGWEDIVILIRRRTSLRYLEPALKLHGIPFVLGRGRNYYARPEILDASLLLRIRAEFHPTLLDLARLGQVPPLNVPAPTPADTVDTYLARHPALNEMLEGIRAAPRQPVAFLRWALGVFPIDASSPEARSNLEGLIRDLTERGLEDAAKAARFLRLAAEGGNDPDEPVSGSGAVRIMTVHAAKGLEFPITVLFDLSDDPRDRTGRVLVDPESSEVILKDTEEFERIRQHWQRRREGEDLRLLYVALTRAQKYLILTGSVGGSGQAQGWLLQLDFLYGQKRTDVRVIHTEKQNVASEIEVTQAAPELDAEFAHARFEPPPLVVRAPTRNRDALQLARGPGQDIPGFGKVVGVLTHYAIAFDLTLKGMGVLKTQQILRPYNPDEKESILQEVRRMLESHHLLYPDRHERLEDHPELPFAFQRNGVTWNGIIDRLYRTHEGWVLEDYKTDFLEEQDLDQATEHYAPQLAIYREAIRLARPECTPIMVRLVFLSLSKVREVPEDLLDRALHNMDGSPTGRDQNPVDW; encoded by the coding sequence ATGCGCATTCGGGCCCGTTCTGCCAGTGCAGGAACCGGCAAGACCACCTCTCTGGTCCGGGAGGTGCTGCTCGGTCTGCCCCAGACCCCGCTCAGGCGCACGGCCATTGTCACATTCACCCGGTCCGGTGCGGCAGATTTGCGCCTGCGCCTCGAGCTGGCCCTGCGTGAGATGATTGAACGCGGGAAGTATCTGGATGTGATCTCCCGGGACCGCAAACTGTACCTGGAAGCCCTCTCGGAAATCAGGGGGGCCACCATCACCACCCTGCACGGCTTTTTCAGAACATTGTTGCGCCTGAATGCTCCTGCTCTGGGCCTTGACCCTGATTTTGCGGCCCAGGATGAACTGGAAAGCCACCTTCTCTTTCAGGAGGCCTGCTTTGAGGTGATTGCAGAGGCGGTGTCCATCCCGATGTCTTCAGGGGTTTCGCTGGTCGCCCAGTGGGGCACCGACGAGACCCTGAGGGCCTTGCTGGAACTGCGCAGGCAGCGGGCTTACTCTCCTTTTCAGGCTTATGGGGTGCTGGAACGGGAATTGCTTGAACTGTACCAGGAGGCGGCCAAACGCACCCGGGAACGCCAGGCAGGCAGGGTGCTGGACCCCGATGATGTGGAAGAGTGGGCCCTCCGGCTCACCCAGTCTCCAGACATGCTTTCCCGCATTCACGAGCGGTTCAGGCGGGTCTTCATCGATGAGTTCCAGGATGTGAGTCCCCTGCAGGCCCGCATCGTGCATGCCCTGAAAATCCCTCTGGTGGATCTGGTGGGAGATGCCAAGCAGAGCATCTACGCCTTCCGCAACGCAGATGTGAACGCCTTTCTGGAACTCTACCAGTCTGCAGAGCAACTCTCGCCCCTGACCACCACCTACCGACACCCCCCGACCCTGGCCCGCATTTTCACCGAGGTGGCCGAGCGTTTCTTCCCGGAGTTTGAGGAACTCGGGCTTCCTGCGCGGGTCACCTCTGCCCACACCGAGGACCTCCAGACCCCCATTGAGGTCCGGTTAACCCAGGCGGACACCATTGCTGCTGCCCGCAAGCAGGAAGCAGAAGACCTTGCCCTCCGGCTGCGCCGGATTTATTCCCGAGGCACAGGGTGGGAGGACATTGTGATCCTGATCCGGCGCAGGACCAGCCTGAGGTACCTGGAGCCTGCCCTGAAGCTTCATGGGATTCCCTTTGTGCTCGGGCGGGGTCGAAACTACTACGCCAGACCGGAAATTCTGGATGCCAGTCTTCTTCTACGCATTCGGGCGGAGTTCCATCCGACTTTGCTGGATCTGGCCCGACTCGGACAGGTGCCTCCCCTGAATGTGCCTGCACCCACTCCAGCAGACACCGTGGACACCTATCTGGCAAGGCACCCGGCCCTGAATGAGATGCTGGAAGGCATCCGTGCCGCCCCCAGACAGCCTGTGGCCTTCCTGCGCTGGGCACTGGGTGTTTTCCCCATCGACGCTTCTTCTCCTGAGGCCAGAAGCAACCTGGAAGGCCTGATTCGTGACCTGACCGAACGGGGCCTGGAAGATGCCGCCAAGGCTGCACGCTTTCTGAGGCTGGCTGCCGAGGGAGGCAATGACCCGGATGAACCCGTCAGCGGTTCTGGAGCGGTGCGCATCATGACTGTGCACGCTGCGAAAGGGCTGGAGTTTCCCATCACCGTGCTCTTTGACCTCTCAGATGATCCCAGAGACCGCACCGGAAGGGTGCTGGTGGACCCCGAATCCAGCGAGGTGATCCTCAAAGACACCGAGGAGTTTGAACGAATCCGGCAGCACTGGCAGCGCAGACGGGAAGGGGAAGACCTGAGGCTCCTGTACGTGGCCCTCACCCGTGCCCAGAAGTACCTGATCCTCACCGGATCGGTTGGGGGCAGCGGGCAGGCCCAGGGATGGCTCCTGCAACTGGATTTCCTGTATGGTCAGAAGCGCACAGATGTGCGGGTGATCCACACAGAAAAACAGAATGTGGCCTCAGAAATCGAAGTGACGCAGGCTGCCCCTGAACTGGATGCCGAATTTGCCCACGCCCGATTCGAACCTCCCCCTCTGGTGGTACGGGCGCCCACCCGCAATCGGGATGCACTCCAACTGGCAAGGGGACCCGGTCAGGACATTCCTGGTTTTGGAAAGGTCGTGGGGGTGTTGACCCATTACGCCATCGCTTTTGACCTGACCCTGAAAGGCATGGGCGTCCTGAAAACCCAGCAGATCCTGCGCCCCTACAACCCCGACGAGAAAGAAAGCATCTTGCAGGAGGTCCGCAGGATGCTTGAAAGCCATCACCTGTTGTATCCAGATCGGCATGAGCGTCTGGAGGACCATCCCGAGTTGCCTTTTGCCTTCCAGAGAAATGGCGTCACCTGGAATGGCATCATCGACAGGCTTTACCGAACCCATGAAGGCTGGGTGCTGGAAGACTACAAGACAGATTTTCTGGAGGAGCAGGACCTGGATCAGGCCACTGAGCATTATGCACCCCAGCTTGCCATTTACCGGGAGGCCATCAGGCTTGCCCGCCCTGAATGCACCCCCATCATGGTGAGACTGGTTTTTCTGTCCCTCTCAAAAGTCCGCGAAGTGCCAGAAGACCTGCTGGACCGTGCGCTGCACAACATGGACGGGAGTCCCACGGGGAGGGACCAAAATCCAGTAGACTGGTAG